A stretch of the Oncorhynchus mykiss isolate Arlee unplaced genomic scaffold, USDA_OmykA_1.1 un_scaffold_195, whole genome shotgun sequence genome encodes the following:
- the LOC118947730 gene encoding uncharacterized protein LOC118947730, with protein sequence MVSQVMYSVDSDAESRGSSPTESLQTSEPTISDVGNLLSGKSSPRLSPSGTIMATSETSNAAQILKANIDGEEVDTTSHSGVAQNIVRDDMSTSPDMVKDVTLPTPSSDNLGSDDDFTGLISMLVMRILTEIQTPAEDYPVDVTRKSQDLIPKVMEVFCAWSGCSETQAYPENLRIHKVYRVVYKNLLEEFGSEKILQQAVSTQDSSFDRILVKSLSEALLHRCNEALRAASRTERRLVKNPELAEVHNREIHNLVKAGLSQPENEWPTAPRRTAPPQPTEAYELRRSAQCYSISTEPTTALPDLTQSQTLPDLITATNQTSDGVASIPTSLAAETLLQQAQAVSFPEELKALKAGREVAKDSRLLSLALEYDPILGVIRVGGRLRQAEVLDPDAIHPIIIDSKPLGYLSADIADPDPVTPNMLLMGRRDASLPQAMYADTNLVGRRGWRHSKILADHFWARFIRDYLPSLQHRGKWRREMASLETGQVVMMVDPQLPRASWPVGRITKTMPGTDGRVRSVKNRTYIRPVARLIPLPEMTEDGEQ encoded by the coding sequence ATGGTAAGCCAGGTCATGTACTCTGTGGATTCTGATGCAGAAAGTAGAGGATCCTCTCCAACTGAATCTCTCCAAACATCTGAACCCACTATATCTGATGTAGGCAATCTATTGAGTGGCAAGTCCTCCCCTCGGCTGTCTCCTTCTGGCACCATTATGGCAACAAGCGAGACCTCCAATGCAGCACAAATCTTGAAGGCCAACATTGATGGAGAGGAAGTGGATACCACCAGTCATTCTGGTGTAGCTCAAAACATTGTCAGGGACGATATGTCAACCAGCCCAGACATGGTCAAAGATGTCACACTTCCAACCCCATCCTCTGATAACTTGGGCAGTGATGATGACTTCACcggcctcatcagcatgttagtAATGAGAATTCTAACAGAAATCCAAACCCCAGCAGAAGATTACCCAGTTGACGTCACACGCAAGTCACAAGACCTGATCCCTAAAGTTATGGAGGTcttctgtgcatggtcaggctgctctgagacaCAAGCCTATCCAGAGAACTTGAGGATTCATAAAGTCTACAGAGTAGTCTATAAAAATCTGTTGGAGGAGTTTGGCTCGGAGAAAATCCTCCAACAggccgtgtcgactcaggactcTTCATTTGATAGGATTCTTGTCAAGTCTTTGAGTGAAGCGCTTCTCCACAGATGTAATGAGGCATTGAGGGCAGCCTCAAGAACGGAGCGACGcctggtgaagaatcctgagcttgCAGAAGTTCATAACCGAGAGATTCATAACCTTGTGAAGGCAGGCTTGTCCCAACCAGAGAACGAGTGGCCGACAGCCCCCAGGCGTACGGCCCCTCCGCAACCAACTGAAGCTTATGAGTTAAGGAGGTCCGCCCAATGCTACAGCATTTCTACGGAACCAACAACGGCTCTCCCTGACCTAACACAATCCCAAACACTGCCGGATCTGATCACTGCCACAAACCAGACCTCAGATGGGGTGGCTTCTATACCTACCTCCCTCGCGGCAGAGACACTACTCCAGCAAGCACAAGCAGTTAGCTTCCCTGAGGAGTTAAAAGCTCTGAAAGCCGGTAGGGAAGTGGCTAAGGACAGCCGTCTTCTCTCTCTTGCCCTAGAATATGATCCAATCCTTGGAGTGATCAGAGTCGGAGGGAGGCTGCGCCAAGCAGAGGTTTTGGACCCAGATGCTATCCACCCAATTATCATTGACTCCAAACCCTTGGGATATCTCTCTGCAGACATCGCTGACCCCGATCCGGTTACACCGAATATGCTCTTGATGGGACGCCGAGATGCGTCACTTCCTCAGGCCATGTATGCTGATACCAACCTCGTAGGCAGACGGGGGTGGCGACACAGCAAAATCTTAGCTGACCATTTTTGGGCCCGATTCATTCGGGATTACCTACCAAGTCTACAGCACAGAGGGAAATGGCGGAGAGAAATGGCCAGCCTGGAAACTGGccaagtagtaatgatggtggaccCTCAGCTGCCTCGAGCCTCCTGGCCGGTGGGCCGTATAACTAAGACTATGCCTGGGACCGATGGTCGTGTTAGATCAGTGAAGAACCGGACATATATCCGGCCAGTTGCCCGACTAATTCCTCTCCCTGAGATGACAGAGGACGGGGAGCAATGA
- the LOC110513486 gene encoding uncharacterized protein LOC110513486, with product MEVFCAWSGCSETQAYPENLRIHKVYRVVYKNLLEEFGSEKILQQAVSTQDSSFDRILVKSLSEALLHRCNEALRAASKTSVKTTGPKAFPLAEDVRASSGKLSFLQRLVRLTSNLKLFKKGNKKDSHRSESEQVQTTAEDGMLPSIVPHAAMSALPKDLPASSQQETPHKRPLLVRMFSAISKGLFKPFKQSLKTK from the exons ATGGAGGTcttctgtgcatggtcaggctgctctgagacaCAAGCCTATCCAGAGAACTTGAGGATTCATAAAGTCTACAGAGTCGTCTATAAAAATCTGTTGGAGGAGTTTGGCTCGGAGAAAATCCTCCAACAggccgtgtcgactcaggactcTTCATTTGATAGGATTCTTGTCAAGTCTTTGAGTGAAGCGCTTCTCCACAGATGTAATGAGGCATTGAGGGCAGCCTCAAAAACATCAGTCAAAACCACCGGGCCTAAGGCTTTTCCACTGGCTGAGGATGTGAGGGCTAGCAGCGGGAAACTATCTTTTCTACAAAGGCTGGTCAGGCTGACAAGCAACTTAAAG CTATTCAAGAAGGGGAACAAGAAGGATTCCCACCGCTCTGAATCAGAACAAGTACAGACCACTGCTGAAGATGGCATGC TGCCCAGCATAGTGCCACATGCTGCCATGTCTGCACTGCCAAAGGATCTCCCCGCCAGCTCCCAACAGGAGACGCCTCACAAACGTCCACTTCTCGTCAGGATGTTTTCTGCCATCTCCAAAGGCCTGTTCAAGCCCTTCAAACAGTCCTTAAAGACCAAGTAA